In uncultured Methanobrevibacter sp., one genomic interval encodes:
- a CDS encoding right-handed parallel beta-helix repeat-containing protein translates to MIKKFNIFLVLLLLFISVAAVSAVDNENMTEMGSNEAIQDTLEVSVDEDINYASDNSVDEVSINESDLLSSSSFTITESNYDQYFNSRNGELVSSDVKSGDTIILDGSFSKKNFIVNIPVNIVGSSSNDLKNSMVFLKSGASKSTVSNLNIANSASGKAGVVLDGADYCIVKDCIISNTGAGSYPISVINGANYNNVTGNNLKGYGISYGHGTRSTPGLIVSGSHYNYIANNYVEVDDANGIYLSSYSGESDDKLIRNNGGISNFNVIYNNTVKCNEKILPTSWCWLIQIMGNNNTIKSNTVIRGYRGITTAGSGNIIVGNTIINITGADFNHLGVETGGEYGIVGAYQSTVINNTVIGAKIISTGAGISAIDNSVVENNWVNITKVGKGINLAGSNVVVRNNTVYTVSGSGIYEKDEGSGLLVENNYVHSNSGVGILIEKVNSRRMPSNVTVIGNTVITENKVAIDASGVMESTSNIDVKSNNVDGKLIISPAGVIDTSKATFIFKGDTITITPSNIREYINDNGGLTSEVNDGDILVFDGTFNNEVIYVTKGVKITGKNPVFYNSTFKVTSGNVLIENLTIINREANRVNAWGIFINQASGVKIANNKITVSDPKAAYAVYVLESTEVSVLNNELTSEGDYLTFTLLSYASENCTFANNTIKTFGTGEVYSFIPEKCIDGNEITIDGKQYCIDGNELLIDGKSYCIDGNELVIDGRSYCIDGNELVIDGQKYCIDGNELVIDGRSYCIDGNELTIDGKVYCIDGNELVIDGRSYCIDGNELVIDGQKYCIDGNELVIDGRSYCIDGNELTIDGKVYCIDGNELVIDGKKYCIDGNELCIDGAEYAMGESHVISEIYQTYGILLLYSSNNEISGNDVNVTSKLASVHATTGKDNSTNSLVGIDLYFNSHNNVFSNNNIYIKANDNYIYGMGVLGYNTGHTAPEGQGATNNRFEGNEITLEGPYFTTGLIVGSSSEQTLLKDNVVNLKSPVSYGITLEMSQKSTIENNVLNLNADVVYGIDLISSSDNVISNNTVVGEGKQVYGMLISNGKNNGIRDNSVKAKGNGENLTFKNLDSLGFGNAGIYLRANSTNNEITGNNITSAKGYSILADSIAVSNVIADNYLESEKGIADKAVSVPEGNNVSDNYVYVAEPLSVSAGDVAYMGTGTFTITFDKIMDGAVVKFYDSDGVLFAQSEVSNGIATASYKFDATFIPAQYIFSAKTSRENYNDVTSELKFTITKGNIVIDMADISIEQGNPGNIVAKLLDEFGNPIANTNVQFKRINSAGRATPIGSAVTDKEGIAVYNYEVPESLEPGSHVITSEVASSDYYNGANSSSTLQVIEKITITGNKAYSVYYGNTVTYKVRIVSTDTKNPIVGKAVTFKIKDKTKTVNTDSNGYASYSVKLPAGSYTITATCENKQVSNKITFKPTVIAKNLSKKKAKTIKYTVKVVDKKGKVVKNKKVTFKVKNKKYTAKTNKKGIATLTLKNFKVGKYLIYSTYSRCTVKTTLTVKK, encoded by the coding sequence AATTTAATATTTTTTTAGTTTTATTACTGCTTTTCATTTCAGTTGCTGCGGTCAGCGCAGTTGACAATGAAAATATGACTGAAATGGGTAGTAATGAAGCTATTCAAGATACGTTAGAGGTATCTGTTGATGAAGATATTAATTATGCATCCGATAATTCGGTTGATGAGGTATCAATCAACGAATCAGATTTGCTTTCTTCATCTTCATTTACCATTACTGAAAGTAATTATGACCAGTATTTTAATTCTAGAAATGGAGAATTGGTTTCTTCTGATGTAAAATCTGGTGATACAATAATTTTAGACGGCAGTTTTTCAAAAAAGAACTTTATTGTTAATATTCCAGTAAATATTGTTGGTTCTTCTTCCAATGATTTGAAAAACTCCATGGTCTTTTTGAAAAGCGGTGCTTCAAAAAGTACAGTTTCTAATTTAAATATTGCAAATTCCGCTTCAGGTAAAGCAGGTGTTGTTTTAGATGGTGCAGATTATTGTATAGTTAAAGATTGTATAATAAGCAATACCGGTGCTGGTTCCTATCCGATTTCAGTTATCAATGGTGCAAATTATAATAATGTAACCGGCAATAATTTAAAAGGATACGGTATTTCATACGGTCACGGTACCAGATCAACACCGGGATTAATCGTCAGCGGTTCTCATTATAATTATATAGCAAATAATTATGTTGAAGTGGATGACGCCAACGGTATATACCTGTCAAGTTATTCTGGCGAAAGTGATGATAAGCTTATTAGAAATAATGGGGGCATTTCCAACTTTAATGTAATTTATAATAATACAGTTAAATGTAATGAAAAGATTTTGCCTACTTCCTGGTGTTGGCTGATTCAGATAATGGGTAACAATAACACTATCAAATCCAATACTGTTATTAGAGGCTACAGAGGCATTACCACTGCGGGTTCTGGAAATATTATTGTGGGAAATACTATCATTAACATTACCGGTGCTGATTTTAATCACCTTGGTGTTGAAACCGGTGGAGAATATGGTATTGTAGGAGCTTATCAGTCTACAGTAATAAACAATACAGTTATTGGCGCTAAAATAATTTCAACCGGTGCCGGAATATCTGCAATTGACAATTCAGTTGTTGAAAACAATTGGGTCAATATCACTAAAGTGGGTAAAGGTATTAATTTGGCCGGTTCCAATGTAGTGGTCAGAAACAATACAGTTTACACAGTATCCGGTTCAGGTATTTATGAAAAAGATGAAGGATCAGGTCTTTTGGTTGAAAACAACTATGTCCATTCCAATTCAGGTGTAGGTATCCTGATTGAAAAGGTAAATTCAAGGAGAATGCCTTCAAACGTTACTGTCATCGGCAACACTGTTATTACTGAAAATAAAGTAGCTATTGATGCAAGCGGAGTAATGGAATCCACTTCCAACATTGACGTTAAATCCAACAATGTTGATGGAAAATTGATAATCAGTCCTGCAGGAGTCATTGATACATCAAAAGCAACATTTATCTTCAAAGGAGATACAATCACAATTACCCCTTCCAACATTAGGGAATATATTAATGATAACGGAGGATTGACTTCAGAGGTTAATGATGGAGATATATTGGTATTTGACGGAACATTCAATAATGAAGTCATTTATGTTACAAAAGGTGTTAAAATAACCGGTAAAAATCCAGTATTCTATAATTCCACATTCAAAGTAACATCAGGAAATGTATTGATTGAAAATTTAACTATCATCAATAGGGAGGCTAACAGAGTCAATGCATGGGGTATTTTCATAAATCAGGCTTCAGGTGTTAAAATAGCTAACAATAAAATTACAGTCAGTGATCCTAAAGCGGCTTATGCAGTTTATGTTTTGGAATCAACTGAGGTTTCAGTTTTAAACAACGAATTGACATCCGAAGGGGACTATCTGACATTTACCTTGCTTTCATACGCTTCTGAAAATTGTACTTTTGCAAACAACACAATTAAAACATTTGGTACAGGTGAAGTTTATTCATTCATTCCTGAAAAATGCATTGACGGTAATGAAATAACTATTGATGGAAAACAATATTGCATTGACGGCAATGAATTGTTGATAGACGGTAAATCTTATTGTATTGATGGTAATGAGCTTGTTATTGACGGCAGGTCCTATTGCATTGACGGCAATGAATTGGTTATTGACGGACAAAAATATTGTATTGACGGTAATGAATTAGTCATTGACGGTAGATCTTACTGTATTGACGGTAATGAATTGACTATAGACGGTAAAGTTTATTGTATTGATGGTAATGAGCTTGTTATTGACGGCAGGTCCTATTGCATTGACGGCAATGAATTGGTTATTGATGGACAAAAATATTGTATTGACGGTAATGAATTAGTTATTGATGGCAGGTCTTACTGTATTGACGGTAATGAATTGACAATTGACGGTAAGGTTTATTGTATTGATGGTAATGAGCTTGTTATTGACGGTAAAAAATATTGTATTGATGGTAATGAGCTTTGCATTGACGGAGCTGAATACGCTATGGGTGAATCACACGTTATCTCAGAAATTTATCAAACCTACGGAATTTTATTATTATACTCATCTAACAATGAAATTTCTGGAAACGATGTAAATGTCACTTCAAAACTGGCTTCTGTTCATGCAACAACCGGAAAAGATAACTCTACAAATTCATTGGTTGGAATTGACTTGTACTTCAACAGCCACAATAACGTATTTTCCAACAATAACATCTACATAAAAGCTAATGACAACTACATTTATGGTATGGGTGTTTTAGGATATAACACAGGCCACACTGCTCCTGAAGGTCAGGGTGCTACCAATAACCGTTTTGAAGGAAATGAAATCACTCTTGAAGGCCCATATTTCACAACAGGTTTGATTGTTGGCAGTTCCTCTGAACAGACACTTTTAAAAGACAATGTTGTTAATTTAAAATCACCTGTCAGCTATGGAATTACTCTGGAAATGTCTCAAAAATCAACTATTGAAAATAATGTTTTAAACTTAAACGCTGATGTTGTTTACGGAATCGATTTGATTTCCTCCAGCGATAATGTTATCAGCAATAACACAGTTGTCGGAGAAGGCAAACAGGTCTACGGCATGTTAATTTCCAACGGTAAAAATAATGGAATTCGTGACAATTCAGTTAAAGCTAAAGGTAATGGTGAAAACTTAACTTTCAAAAACTTGGACTCTCTCGGATTCGGTAACGCAGGTATTTATCTTAGGGCAAATTCAACCAATAATGAAATTACAGGCAATAATATAACTTCCGCTAAAGGCTATTCTATTCTTGCTGACAGCATTGCAGTTTCAAATGTGATTGCTGATAATTATCTTGAAAGTGAAAAAGGCATTGCAGATAAGGCAGTAAGCGTTCCTGAAGGAAATAACGTTTCAGATAATTATGTATATGTTGCAGAACCGTTATCCGTTAGTGCCGGTGATGTTGCATATATGGGAACTGGAACATTTACAATAACATTCGATAAAATCATGGACGGTGCTGTTGTAAAATTCTATGATTCAGATGGAGTTTTATTTGCCCAATCTGAAGTTTCAAACGGCATTGCAACTGCAAGTTATAAATTTGATGCTACATTTATACCTGCACAATACATATTTTCAGCTAAAACTTCCAGGGAAAACTATAATGATGTCACTTCCGAATTAAAATTCACAATAACTAAAGGCAATATAGTAATTGATATGGCTGACATTTCAATTGAACAGGGAAATCCTGGAAATATTGTTGCAAAGCTTTTGGATGAATTCGGAAATCCTATAGCCAATACCAATGTCCAATTCAAGAGGATTAACTCTGCAGGAAGAGCAACACCTATTGGAAGTGCAGTCACTGACAAGGAGGGTATTGCTGTATATAATTATGAAGTTCCAGAATCCTTAGAACCTGGCAGTCATGTAATAACTTCTGAAGTTGCTTCTTCAGATTATTATAATGGTGCAAATTCATCTTCTACTTTGCAGGTAATTGAAAAAATAACAATCACTGGAAATAAAGCTTACAGTGTTTATTACGGCAATACTGTAACATATAAGGTTAGAATTGTTTCTACTGATACCAAAAATCCTATTGTAGGTAAGGCAGTAACATTTAAAATCAAAGATAAGACTAAAACTGTCAATACTGATTCAAATGGTTATGCATCATATTCAGTAAAATTACCTGCAGGTTCATATACAATTACTGCAACATGTGAAAATAAACAGGTATCCAATAAAATCACATTCAAACCTACAGTAATTGCTAAAAACCTTTCTAAAAAGAAAGCTAAAACCATCAAGTACACTGTTAAAGTAGTTGACAAAAAAGGTAAAGTGGTTAAAAATAAAAAGGTTACCTTTAAGGTTAAAAATAAAAAATACACTGCAAAAACCAACAAAAAAGGTATTGCTACTTTGACACTTAAAAATTTCAAAGTAGGTAAATATTTAATATATTCTACTTATAGTCGATGCACTGTAAAAACAACCTTAACCGTTAAAAAATAA